One window of Methanocaldococcus sp. genomic DNA carries:
- a CDS encoding radical SAM protein produces MKSLIIDCLAYIDGKRVLARDVIGAGPRTVKGILQNEGINAKIIPIEDLNINETKKYDVIFISAMTSDFKCIKRLVEKLKLKTNSKIIIGGPIANDLYLLEKIEGDISIVGEGEITIRELIKKDFNAEGVKGTTYWDYDNDELKINPLREILTDLKLITPSTEIKDYKNYFSARVYVEVVRGCSNFKRPLLLCTNKKCNLCKNGTLKCPLNINPGCGFCSVPSVFGYARSRDEEDILIEIEELLKEGVKKIVLSAPDFLDYKRGEKLINPYYPEPNYEAIESLLSKCKELADKYKANILVENIKANLFNERVAKIFSKYLKTSIYIGCESRDEEHCRLLGRPTTPNDVFKAVKLAKKYNLKVQVYFIYGLPGETERTVKNTINFMHKIKNYIDKITVYKFRPLPISAFQNFKPNISKYSLLIKETANKINLEIKKKYIGKILEVIISERHFKNKNDAIGYLPDSGLMVVVKNGSQYIGKIKKVKIIKAYKKYLEGILWGD; encoded by the coding sequence ATGAAATCGTTAATTATTGACTGCTTAGCCTATATAGATGGAAAAAGAGTTTTAGCGAGAGATGTCATAGGAGCAGGACCGAGAACTGTTAAAGGAATTTTACAAAACGAAGGTATTAACGCCAAAATTATACCAATAGAAGATTTAAACATTAATGAAACTAAAAAATACGATGTAATTTTTATCAGTGCGATGACATCAGATTTTAAATGTATTAAAAGGTTAGTTGAAAAACTTAAATTAAAAACTAACAGTAAAATAATTATTGGAGGTCCAATAGCTAATGATTTATATCTTTTAGAAAAAATAGAGGGGGATATTAGCATAGTAGGAGAGGGAGAGATTACTATAAGAGAATTGATAAAAAAAGATTTTAATGCTGAAGGAGTTAAAGGAACTACATACTGGGATTATGATAATGATGAACTAAAAATAAATCCACTAAGAGAAATTTTAACTGATTTAAAATTAATTACACCATCAACTGAAATTAAAGATTACAAAAACTATTTTTCTGCAAGAGTATATGTGGAAGTTGTTAGAGGTTGTAGTAATTTTAAAAGACCCCTATTACTATGCACCAATAAAAAATGTAATTTATGTAAAAATGGAACATTAAAATGTCCTTTAAATATAAATCCGGGTTGTGGTTTCTGCTCTGTCCCATCAGTTTTTGGTTATGCAAGGAGTAGAGATGAAGAAGATATATTAATAGAGATAGAAGAGTTATTAAAAGAAGGGGTAAAAAAGATAGTTTTATCTGCTCCTGATTTTTTAGATTATAAGAGAGGGGAAAAGTTAATAAATCCATACTATCCAGAACCAAATTATGAGGCAATTGAGTCATTGTTATCTAAATGCAAAGAATTGGCTGATAAGTATAAGGCAAATATATTAGTTGAAAATATAAAGGCAAATTTATTTAATGAAAGAGTGGCAAAAATATTCAGTAAATATTTAAAAACTTCAATATATATTGGCTGTGAGAGTAGAGATGAAGAACATTGTAGATTGTTAGGACGCCCAACAACTCCGAACGATGTTTTTAAAGCTGTGAAATTAGCAAAAAAATATAATTTAAAGGTGCAAGTTTATTTTATTTACGGATTACCGGGAGAAACTGAAAGAACTGTAAAGAATACAATTAATTTTATGCACAAAATTAAAAATTACATTGATAAAATAACCGTCTATAAGTTTAGACCTCTTCCAATATCTGCATTTCAGAATTTTAAGCCGAACATTTCAAAGTATTCATTATTAATTAAAGAAACTGCCAACAAAATAAACTTAGAAATAAAGAAAAAATATATTGGAAAAATTTTGGAGGTTATAATATCAGAAAGGCACTTTAAAAACAAAAATGACGCTATTGGCTATCTCCCAGATAGTGGATTAATGGTTGTTGTTAAAAATGGATCTCAATATATTGGAAAAATAAAAAAAGTTAAAATAATTAAGGCATATAAAAAATATTTAGAAGGGATATTATGGGGGGATTAA
- the hemA gene encoding glutamyl-tRNA reductase gives MIILKADYKKYNVSELEKLRFDEEEFYKMFDNAILLQTCNRVELIFDADSLDEIRGIENIDLEKFDILYGDEAIKHIFRVACGLESMIVGEDQILGQLKNAYLKAKEKGKISKKLEKIILKAIHTGQRARVETNINKGGVSIGSAAVELAEKIFGLEGKNVLLIGAGEMATLVIKALKEKNIKAIIVANRTYEKAEKLAKELGGIAINFDKLEEALRYADIVISATGAPHPILNKERLKNAGKTFIIDIANPRDTTDDIRELPDIFLFTIDDLRLVAEENLKKRKDEIPKVELIIEEELRNLKEILDKMKFENVIQQFGQYIENIRKREVEKALKILKNKNKPVDKVLDDFSKAMCKKIIYDLIKIFENIEDEEIFEKLAKHLKNVNN, from the coding sequence ATGATAATATTAAAGGCAGATTATAAAAAATACAATGTCTCTGAGTTAGAAAAACTTAGATTTGATGAAGAGGAATTTTATAAGATGTTTGACAACGCTATACTTTTACAAACCTGCAATAGGGTAGAATTAATTTTTGACGCTGACAGTTTAGATGAAATTAGAGGAATTGAAAATATTGATTTGGAGAAATTTGACATTCTATATGGAGATGAAGCAATAAAGCATATTTTTAGAGTAGCCTGTGGCTTAGAGTCAATGATTGTGGGAGAAGACCAAATATTAGGACAGTTGAAAAATGCATATCTAAAGGCAAAAGAGAAAGGAAAAATATCAAAAAAATTAGAGAAGATAATTTTAAAGGCAATTCATACTGGGCAAAGGGCGAGAGTAGAAACAAATATAAATAAGGGAGGAGTTTCAATTGGTTCTGCGGCTGTTGAACTGGCTGAAAAAATCTTTGGTTTAGAGGGAAAAAATGTTCTATTAATTGGAGCGGGAGAAATGGCTACCTTAGTTATTAAGGCGTTAAAAGAAAAGAATATTAAGGCGATAATTGTAGCAAACAGAACTTATGAAAAGGCTGAGAAATTGGCAAAAGAACTCGGAGGAATTGCCATAAATTTTGATAAATTGGAGGAGGCTTTGAGATATGCTGATATTGTCATCTCCGCCACTGGGGCTCCACATCCAATTTTAAATAAGGAGAGATTAAAAAACGCTGGAAAGACATTTATTATTGATATAGCGAATCCAAGGGATACAACAGATGACATCAGAGAACTACCAGATATATTTTTATTTACAATAGATGATTTAAGATTGGTGGCAGAGGAAAATCTAAAAAAGAGAAAGGATGAGATTCCAAAGGTAGAGTTAATTATTGAGGAAGAACTAAGAAATTTAAAGGAAATTCTCGACAAAATGAAATTTGAAAATGTAATACAACAATTTGGGCAGTATATTGAAAATATAAGAAAAAGAGAGGTGGAAAAGGCTTTAAAAATACTAAAAAATAAAAATAAGCCTGTTGATAAAGTATTAGATGACTTTTCAAAGGCTATGTGCAAAAAGATAATTTACGACTTAATAAAGATATTTGAAAATATTGAAGATGAAGAAATTTTTGAAAAGTTAGCAAAGCATTTAAAAAATGTTAATAACTGA
- a CDS encoding bifunctional precorrin-2 dehydrogenase/sirohydrochlorin ferrochelatase: MLPVLLSFEGKKIAIFGCGEVGKRRAKKILKNGGIVDIYSKEFDEEILKLKENNKNLKLIKIDINKLSDDELKNIISNYDFIVSAINDEINRRIVKISKELNKFVNSSTNVEGVNFIIPAYTEVDEVIFSIYTKGKSPLIAKNIRIFVENYLKSKDIDLIANIREFLKENYPNQKDRKKILKMIFEDERFREELKNLIKKWEREKNDNIKGRL, from the coding sequence TTGCTTCCTGTTTTATTATCTTTTGAAGGTAAAAAAATTGCTATATTTGGATGTGGAGAGGTTGGAAAACGGAGAGCAAAAAAAATATTAAAAAATGGGGGCATTGTTGATATTTATTCTAAGGAATTTGATGAAGAAATTTTAAAGTTAAAAGAAAATAATAAAAACTTGAAGTTAATTAAAATAGATATTAATAAATTAAGTGATGATGAACTAAAAAACATTATAAGTAATTATGACTTTATAGTTTCTGCTATAAACGATGAAATTAATAGAAGAATAGTTAAAATTTCTAAGGAGTTAAATAAGTTCGTAAATTCTTCAACAAATGTTGAAGGAGTTAATTTTATAATCCCTGCATACACAGAAGTGGATGAAGTAATATTTAGCATATACACGAAAGGAAAAAGCCCTCTAATTGCAAAAAATATAAGAATTTTCGTTGAAAATTATTTAAAATCAAAAGATATTGATTTAATAGCAAATATTAGAGAATTTTTAAAAGAAAATTATCCAAATCAAAAGGATAGAAAAAAAATATTAAAAATGATTTTTGAAGATGAAAGATTTAGAGAAGAACTAAAAAATTTGATAAAAAAGTGGGAACGGGAGAAAAATGATAATATTAAAGGCAGATTATAA
- a CDS encoding MJ0144 family RNA dihydrouridine synthase-like protein, with translation MNKDILLELNKKVVLAPMAGITDGDFCMQFKDLFGIVTIGGYNLDSLTYEASIKMEKRGRKEFIIDLNEFNDYIINEIKKARNSNSLVSVNVRFVNIDEAYDRLLTISKYADIIELNCHCRQKEITSLGIGQELMRNKSLLKEFLSIMNNLNKPIFLKIRLNYIPLSKLIENLDYVRDYFDGLHIDCFYPGKPYADLNSLKILSENFKDKIIIGNNSVDSLNKALEMLKYSNLVSVARCVLKGNIEWIKELNKINFSY, from the coding sequence ATGAATAAAGATATATTACTTGAATTAAATAAAAAAGTTGTTTTAGCACCAATGGCTGGAATTACTGATGGAGATTTTTGTATGCAATTTAAGGATTTGTTTGGCATTGTGACAATTGGAGGATATAATTTAGATTCCTTAACTTATGAGGCAAGTATAAAAATGGAAAAAAGAGGAAGAAAAGAATTTATAATAGATTTGAATGAATTTAATGATTATATTATAAATGAAATAAAAAAGGCAAGAAATAGTAATTCATTAGTGTCAGTTAATGTTAGATTTGTCAATATAGACGAAGCATATGATAGATTATTGACTATCTCAAAATATGCTGATATTATAGAATTAAATTGCCATTGTAGGCAGAAGGAGATAACTTCATTAGGAATTGGGCAGGAGTTAATGAGAAACAAATCTCTTTTAAAAGAATTTTTATCCATAATGAATAATTTAAATAAACCAATATTTTTAAAAATCAGATTAAATTATATTCCTTTAAGCAAATTAATAGAAAATTTAGACTATGTTAGAGACTATTTTGATGGATTACACATTGACTGTTTTTATCCAGGAAAGCCATATGCAGATTTAAACTCATTAAAAATCTTATCAGAGAATTTTAAAGATAAAATAATTATTGGAAACAATTCAGTAGATTCACTAAATAAAGCCTTGGAGATGCTAAAATATTCTAACCTTGTGTCTGTTGCAAGATGTGTATTAAAGGGAAATATTGAATGGATAAAAGAGTTAAATAAAATTAATTTCAGTTATTAA